The Vidua macroura isolate BioBank_ID:100142 chromosome 4, ASM2450914v1, whole genome shotgun sequence genome window below encodes:
- the CNGA1 gene encoding LOW QUALITY PROTEIN: cGMP-gated cation channel alpha-1 (The sequence of the model RefSeq protein was modified relative to this genomic sequence to represent the inferred CDS: substituted 1 base at 1 genomic stop codon): MKVGVIETHHSHTVVPSVVVHDTSKDLELMHRGENRYARHQYLPGVFACYNINNNSNKDEXKKRKKEKKSKPEKKKDGETQKNKGKKEKNKNKDKLKKKENIEEEKKDIFTIDPAGNIYYNWLFCITMPVMYNWTMIIARACFDELQHDYLVAWFIIDYVSDAIYVADMFVRTRTGYLEQGLLVKEEQKLREKYKKSFQFKLDFLSIIPTDLLYFKLGLNYPELRINRLLRVARMFEFFQRTETRTNYPNIFRISNLVMYIVIIIHWNACVYYSISKAIGFGADTWVYPNTSDPEFARLTRKYVYSLYWSTLTLTTIGETPPPVRDSEYFFVVVDFLVGVLIFATIVGNVGSMISNMNAARAEFQARIDAIKQYMHFRNVSKDMEKRVIKWFDYLWTNKKAVDEREVLKYLPDKLRAEIAINVHLETLKKVRIFADCEAGLLVELVLKLQPQVYSPGDYICRKGDIGREMYIIKEGKLAVVADDGITQFVVLSDGSYFGEISILNIKGSKAGNRRTANIKSIGYSDLFCLSKDDLMEALTEYPDAKAMLEEKGKQILMKDGLLDIEIANLGSDPKDLEEKVAYMERAMDRLQTKFARLLAEYEGAQQKVKKRLTQIEKILKPVIEEELADLEEADPSTDKPGLSKAE; this comes from the exons ccAGGCATCAATATCTACCTGGAGTATTTGCATGCTACAATATTaacaataatagtaataaagATGAGTAA aagaaaaggaaaaaagaaaagaagag caagccagaaaaaaaaaaggatggagaaacacaaaagaacaaaggaaaaaaggagaaaaataaaaataaagataagttgaagaagaaagaaaatatagaaga GGAGAAGAAAGATATTTTCACCATTGATCCAGCAGGAAATATATATTACAACTGGTTGTTTTGCATCACAATGCCTGTCATGTACAACTGGACCATGATTATTGCTAG aGCCTGTTTTGATGAGCTTCAGCACGATTACTTAGTGGCATGGTTTATTATTGATTATGTTTCTGATGCCATTTATGTTGCTGATATGTTTGTACGGACAAGGACAG gttACCTGGAGCAAGGTCTTCTGGTGAAAGAAGAACAGAAGCTACGAGAGAAATACAAGAAATCTTTTCAATTCAAACTAGATTTTCTGTCAATCATACCAACTGATCTCTTATACTTTAAGTTAGGATTGAATTACCCAGAATTAAGAATAAACAGACTACTCAGAGTAGCTCGGATGTTTGAATTCTTCCAGAGaacagaaacaagaacaaaCTACCCAAATATCTTCAGGATCTCTAACCTTGTAATGTACATTGTGATTATTATTCACTGGAATGCCTGTGTGTACTACTCCATCTCAAAAGCCATTGGATTTGGGGCTGACACATGGGTCTACCCCAACACCTCAGATCCTGAATTTGCCCGCCTGACTAGAAAATATGTCTACAGTCTCTACTGGTCAACACTGACTCTGACTACTATTGGTGAAACCCCCCCTCCTGTAAGAGATTCTGAGTATTTCTTCGTGGTTGTTGACTTCTTGGTTGGAGTACTGATCTTTGCTACCATTGTTGGTAACGTGGGCTCAATGATCTCCAACATGAATGCTGCCAGGGCGGAGTTTCAAGCAAGGATTGATGCTATCAAGCAGTATATGCACTTTCGGAATGTGAGTAAGGACATGGAAAAAAGAGTTATAAAGTGGTTTGACTACCTGTGGACAAACAAAAAGGCTGTGGATGAAAGAGAAGTCTTGAAGTATCTGCCAGATAAACTAAGAGCAGAGATTGCAATCAATGTTCACCTGGAAACGCTAAAAAAAGTTCGGATTTTTGCGGACTGTGAAGCAGGTTTGCTGGTTGAGCTGGTTTTGAAACTCCAGCCCCAAGTATACAGTCCTGGAGATTATATTTGCAGAAAAGGAGATATTGGACGAGAGATGTACATTATCAAAGAAGGCAAGCTGGCAGTAGTTGCTGATGATGGAATTACCCAATTTGTGGTCCTAAGTGATGGCAGCTACTTTGGAGAAATCAGCATTCTTAATATCAAGGGTAGCAAAGCTGGCAATCGAAGAACAGCCAATATTAAAAGTATTGGATACTCGGACTTGTTTTGTCTGTCTAAAGATGATCTCATGGAGGCTTTAACAGAATATCCAGATGCAAAGGCTATGCTGGAAGAAAAAGGCAAGCAAATCCTAATGAAAGATGGGTTGCTGGACATTGAAATTGCAAATTTAGGAAGTGATCCTAAAGATCTGGAAGAGAAGGTTGCCTACATGGAACGTGCTATGGACAGGTTACAAACAAAGTTTGCCAGGTTGTTGGCTGAGTATGAAGGTGCAcaacagaaagtgaaaaaaagacttacacaaatagaaaaaatactgaagccaGTTATAGAGGAAGAGCTTGCGGACTTAGAAGAAGCAGATCCATCCACAGATAAACCTGGACTgtcaaaagcagaataa